The following DNA comes from Hordeum vulgare subsp. vulgare chromosome 3H, MorexV3_pseudomolecules_assembly, whole genome shotgun sequence.
CTCTGTCGGTAGAACCAATGCTACTAATGTGTAAGAATTTTTGAGAAAACTTGTGTTCATTTATTGTGAGCAAGGTCCTACTTATACAAGGATTTGGGGCCCCTACGGAGAGGCGTCCGTTTATAATCGGTGCATGTACGGCGCGAGAAGATGCACGTACAGACGTTCGCGTATGTACGACGCTTTGGACACACATGACGAGTCCTAACGACAATTAGTGCTAATGACGTTGGTTTATTCTTAACACCGACGATTACTACGGTGAGGCCACGGCGAGATCACTCACTGATACTGAGCACGACGGGGACACGCGAGCTACCCAGGTTTGGGGAACCATGAGATGTAACACCCTACTCTTGCATGTGTTGGACCGCTCAGTAATTGAGAGTTGTGCTCGAGGTACACGAGGTGTGGTGGAGAGAATGGCTCGATCCTCATACACGGAGGCGGTCCTGCCCCCTTCAtagtgccttggtcctcttccccgaaaATATGAGTGGGAAAGGGTGACCACAGGGTGGCAATTCAAAGAGGTACGGGCGCCCATGCTTATCCTCACAAAATATGGTCTCGTCCTAACGAAGTGGTCCTtgtgacgcgctggtgggctcggtGATGACCTCCGTCTTGTGGCCCCGATCCGTCTTGATCTCCTTGCACTAAAGATGAAATGCTTTGGTACTTGCTCTCGGGGAGGCAGACGCCGCTGCTCCCTTATCACCAAAATGGAAACTAGGCTTGGTCATGCCCCATCGTCCTTATCCTGACAACAGGACGTCACCCATGTGATGGGCGTAGAGCCTCATGGATCATGCCATACGACCTCCTTCGTGAGGCAACCTTGTGAGGGGAGTCTGGCTTGGTGATGTGGTGCATGGTGACCTCGACAGGGCTGGCCTGGCAGCGAGGGGCCTCATGAGGCTTGCCCCTCGTGAGGTGGATTCCTTTGGAGCGGTCGAGGGAGGGCCATCTTCCACCCAAACATTGTCTCCTGGGCAGGAGGCAGACTGGTCGTGGTACCCTGGTTCCCACTGATCTGTCAGTAGCCCCCGGCCTGAGGCATGCACGTTCCTCCTATTAGGGACGAAACAACATAGGGCCCAATGAGTTGTCAGTCCGAGAGGTAACGCCTGGCTCTGAGGACTCTCTGCCCACGCAAGAATCCCGAGTTGGGGGTTGACGAGAACGAGAAAGCCAAGACGAAGAAGACCATGGTTGAAGGACCTTTCCCTCCACTGAAAACCATCTCACTGGCAATGTTGACCTATCCGGCGGTGAAACCGATGGGAGGCAACAAGGAGGGAGAGCTTTggctcgagggcgagggcgaggccgcCGATGGTCGGGAAGCAATCCCCCACGGGCACGTGGAGGAGACCCCCCGGAGTGAGGCAACACCCCCGAGCCCGCAACGGCAGTACCTCCTGAGGCGGCCCCCATCACGGGGGTTGTGATGGTAGATAAGGGAAGCGGGATGCCAACCTCTCCTCAACACACCGCGCCTGCCACGACAGAGGTCCCTATAGCCCACGTGGGAACCATCTCTAGGCTTGGGTTCCCAGCCCTCTAGACACATGAAGTGACACCACGGGATGCGGTGATGCTGCCGGTGCCGGAGGTTGTCATATTGAGCCCCCGTGCTAGACGACCTACATGACCCCTGCAGGGGGCGACAACGCCGAGCTATCGAAAGGGCTCGAGAGCATGCCCTCTTGCGATATGGCTCCagtgggcgacgaggaggcccgGGTGAGCTGCATCCTGGCGCTAGGGGAGAGCAGCACCACATCTTGGGGAGGGGCCTTAGCAGCATTAGGAAGGAGGCGGAACTCTGCGTAGTGGAGCGACGGTGCGTGGCAGAGGGGTGGAGCCACCTTCGGGAGGCGATGAAGCTCGATCCTAACGTGGCAAGGAGGTCCAATAGCAGCATGAGCAACTCGCCACAGATGATCAGGCGTCCCTTGCAAAGGCCCTTGATGACACCCAAGAGGACAAGCGGCAGCGGGAGGGGGTCTGATGCCCACACGAAGATGCTCTAGGAGCAGGCTACTTCACGCTGACGCCCCCTCAAAACGCGGGAGGAGGCCATAGAGCCCCTCTAGAGTCGTCTCATGTCCCACGAAGTCGAGTTTCCGAAATGCAAGGGGAGGTCTTGAGGCGCTCGGAGGCGGTCTCCACTCGCGAGGCGAAAGCCGATAACCAGAAGCACGAGTTCACGTCTTTCGCTTGTGCACGAGAGGCCGAGCGGAAGCGCCTGTTGGTGAAGGAGCATGAGATGGTGGCCTCCCAAACCACTCTCGATGAGAAAAAGGGCCGCGTAGCCTAGCGGGGCAAGCTCCAGGCGGAGGTCAACGACCTCAAGAAGCAGCTCATGGATGTGGATGCCACCGTAGAGGAGGCGTGTCGCGACCTGTTGAACCAGGTGACGATGCGACTCTTCAGCAACCTTCTATGCCTCGACAGTCGATAGATTTTGGGCGGGAGGTGTCCTTCGTCCCGGCGGAGCTTTGCGAAGGCCTTGAGGAGGTTGCAAGGGAACACATGGTCGGCTTCGTCGGGTGGTACTCGTTCGAGGGTGAGATTAGTGGCGGCAATAGGGATCCCCTTGCACTGATGGCGAGAGCGATGATAGTGGCATCGCACGTGCCTAGACTCTCATTGGCTCATTATTGTAATGGAGTAGATGCAGCCTAGTTGGGGCGTGAAAACATTCACGCGACACTTTTGACTTAagaacttgatgttttatgcatTTTTGTTTGCCTCCTAAGCATTTATTTCCCTTTACCTTGCCTAGTCCCCACTCGCGTGACAGGCATGGGGAAGATCATGATCGCGCGACCCTCTTGAGGCATACTCAACTTCAAGCACACAAAATCCTGAAGGAAATAAGCTTTACTGATGCATGAAACACGTTCATTACATAACAGTAAGATACATGCTTCCGTGTTCGACATGGGTCAGTTGAGGATGTGACGGTCGAGGGGCCTTAGGCAAGTAGGCCACCAGCGCTCAGCCTGGGGCATCCGCCAGCGctaagcatggggcttccacgagaGTGTGTAGGAGCATCCACCATCGTTGAGCATGAGGCATATTCCAACgctgagcatggggcttccaggaGAGTGGCTAGGAGCAACCGATAGCACTGAGCATGGGGCATCCGCCAGCgatgagcatggggcttccacgagaGTGGGTAGGAGCAACCATCAGTACTGAGCATGGGCACCCGCCAGCACTGGGCATGGGGCTTACATGCTAGTGGGTCAGATAAGCCGCTAGAGCTGAGCATGGGGCGTCCACCAGCGCTGAGCATGGGGCTTCCGCGAGAGTGGGTAGGAGCTTCTGCCAGCGCTGATCAAGGGGCATCCGCCAGCGctaagcatggggcttccacgagaGTGGGTAGGAACAACTGCCAACACTGAGGATGGGGCATGTGCCAGTGCTGAGCATGGGGATTCCACGAGAGTCTGTAGGAGCAACCCCCAGCGATGAGCATGGGGCATCTACTAGCACTGAGCATGGGGCTTCCGCGAGAGCGGTTAGGAGTAATCGACGACGCTGATTATGGGGCATACACCAGCgctgagcatggggcttccacgggAGTGAGTAGGAGCTCTCACATGTTGGAGGAAGCGCGTGTAGAGAGACATCATCGGAGCGTGTACGACTAAATCTTGCTTGTATCCGTGGTGTACAAGTAGAACTATAGGTGTTGCTGGGTGTTCCATGCATAGTGCGGGAGGGGCTCCTCATGAGGTGCCACGGGGTTGATGATTGGAGGTGCCTCTAAAGGATCTAGGAGCCGCTCCTCGAAGACACCAGGGCTCTGGGGCTCCCAGTGAGAAGCAGACTTGGCGATTTCATCCGCCTCTCTATTCTCAACGCGAGGGATGTACTAGAGCTTCATGCCCATGTAGCGCTTCTCGAGCTTGCACACCTCCTCCAGGTAGATTGCCATGTGCTCATCGTTCGACTTGCACTTCTTGTTGGggaagttgacgaggagctgcAAGTCCCCCTTGATGATGATGCGCTTGAATCCAAGCACAATGGTGGGCTTAAGCCTAGTGAAAAGTCCCTCATAGTCGgcgatgttgttggagaccttgtcGGTGCACGTGAAACATAGTTGTACTGCGTAGTAAAGCTTGTCACATGTGGCCATAGTGAGAACCACACCAGTCCCTGTGACTCAGCACGATGGCCATGTCAAAGTGCACGCTCCAGCCTCTGAAGGTGGCCTCCTTGAGCAAGAGCAGATCTTCACACTAGTGCACAAAAGTCTAGCTATGGCGTAGCAAAAAAGGCTTTGTTAGCGTGGAAGCCCTACGCCACCAATATCGCGCACTATTAAAAAAAACTTGTGGCGTTGGGTCCTACATCAGCGGTATTCTATGTCTTGAGGTTATGCCACATAGGCAACACTACCACTATATCATTCACCTAGTGGCATTGAATGTACATTGCACGTGAGGAACGTTTTGTACAGCCAACAAAAAGTTCCCAGCACATAACATTCACCATTTAGCATCGCACCTGAGGAACTAGTCTAATATAATAGTGCATTCTAGTTAATAATAAGTGCCAAGCTCACAAGTAGATATTAACGACAATCCTCACAAACACGAGCATAGTTAATAAGGAGTTGATTTTGCATGAGCAAACTAACATACTTAAAGGAGATCGATAACGATCATCATCCTCAAGTCATGGTATGGGGTATTCCTTATAGTGACTAAGACGACTTGTCCAACTCAAAGATTCTTGCTAGTGACGAGGTTGCTCCACCCAGCCGCACTAAAGATAGTGCGCCCGTGCATGTGCACTGCATTAGCACAGGTGGTGACAGAGTCCCTTGTAGTAAGGCATAGTACAACAATGCCTTCCTCATCTGGCTCAATGCCACAGTTGACACATACACTCTTAGGTAATTTCTGGAAAGAAACATGTTGATCATGTAACATTACTACACTATAAGCATATCATCACATTAATATATGTACTAAGTATATCATCATATTCTACATTCAGCATATCATCACATTAATATATACTAAGGATATAAAATTACTACAGTAATAAGTAAGATAACATGACATGGTGGTTAACCACCGTCCGTGTCAGGAGGGTCACGAATGGCATCCCAACGTAGGCAGCATGTGGCGGATGTTTTTCCCAAATCGTGTGAGTTTCTTCCTCGGTCAGCCTGGTCATACTTTGGGCAAAGACTGCTTCATCAAGTGggtcatcatcttcttcctcataCTTGAGATATATAACAACAAGCCTTGGAGTTTCTCTTCTGAAGGAGAAGCTGGTCAATTCACCCCTAAGTGAGATGCATACGGGCGATGAAACTATCGCAATCATCTCCCCCAATATGGGTGATGTTTCGTTTGTTATTGACCTCCATAGAGTAGGGGGCCCTAGGAGCGTTGAAGATGACAGTGTCTCCAGATATGAGCTCATTGAAATCCTATCTCACATTGCAAGGGACGATCTGTGTAAGAAAAaccaaaaacacacacacaatgcAACAGTGGAAattgaaaaaaaacaaaatcacaaaCTATTAGAAGGTTCATAATTTCTTACTGTTGTAGGAACAAAACACGACTGGAAGTAAATGCCAAACAGAGTGGTAGTTCCAATACTAGTTGCGCACCTTGACTTGCACACTCGACATGGTGGTGGTTGCGCCATTCTACACAAAGCATATTGAAAACTAAGTATATAATCGGATTCTAGACTAGTGAACCGACACAAATAACATGTATAATTCTACACTAGTGACATGTATACAAATTATTCTCAAAATTCTACATTAGGACTTCATTTTATTTATTCCTCTCGCATTCTAGACTACACTACCAAATCAAGTTGAACTAGAATCATTAACATTCTAGACACTGAAAACATTCCTACTCAAAATGCACTATTATACCTTGGATTATCACTAAAATTTGCACACGAAACAATCCATGGAATCAAATTTTGATTCCACATCACACAAAACAATCCATTATATATATGTACTAAAATATCTACACAAAGCAATCCTAAATCAACATATAGATGAATCCCACACATATGGAAGGAGATGCAACGGGAGGGGAAGGAGAGGATTCAACCTTGCTGGTCGGCGAAGGGGCTGGACGGGAGGCGACAGCGTGGAAACGGGCGGCGACGGCGTGGAAACGGGTGGCGGCTGGTCGAGGGGGACTTGAAATGAAAGGGCACGTACGGACTAGGTCTTTTACTAAGGCATGTGAGTTGACTAGGGTGGGCCTTTGGTGGCGTGGGCCTAAAATGCAATGCCATAGCTAATAAAAGCAGAATAAAAAAATACTAAATAAGTTTAATGAAATACCAAACATAATTAAATACTCAAAATTAGAAGTGTTAACAATAATCATGTCCAAAatgtaaaataaaataatttctaTGTTCTAACTAGCATATATAATCTTTTAATACTTAAAATACCATTTTAAGTGGAAATATAATATCTCGCGTACAACAATCTAGCACGCCAACACTAATTAATTATCTACGGCATGCACAAAAATGCAACACCCCCACTATATTCCATATGGTGAGTAAGGTGGTTCGTCCGATTTGTGGCGTGGCCATAAGTATCCACGCCATCACTTACCGTTTAGACCTGGCGCACCAATTTAGCCGATGACAACGCTTTTTGAAAAAATAGTGCTAGTGTTGTAGGAAAATGGTAAGCCACCAACAAGatttgtggctagccatttcttcACTAGTGTCATGAGTCTCGCCTTGGCCTGGGTCCGTCCATTCTACTGCGAAGTCTGCCAAGGCCGTGTCCTTCATGGTCCTAGTGGTGAGGAACTCCATCTCGAAGGGATGCCACTCTATGTTCCATTCAGCGACATGACCAGCCGTGTTTGGGCTCCAAAGGACCTGCCCTAGCAGGTAGGAGGAGATCACTCTGACTAGGTGACCCTCGAAGTAGTGTCAGAGCTTCCTGGGGTCCATGAGGAGCCACAGGAGGAGCTTCTTCTGCGACAAGTATCACTCACGTTCGACTCGCCGCACCGTGCTGACAAGGTAGACAGGGTGCCCGACGAGGCACGTGACCGTGGTGTCCAAGTCACGCTCACCGGGGAGCTCAGGAAGCAGTGCCGCAGGGGCCTCTAGAGGCGGGACTCCAGAGGCCTCTTCACGAGGTCCCTTGGTAGGCGTTGATAGGGCCTTGAGGGGATTGAGCGATGCCTCCACAGGGGTGGCTTCTGCATGCACTTACCCAGGAGGCTTCTTCTTGGCGCATGCGCGCTCCTCCCAGTCCACCAGAAGAGCCGCACTGGAAGTTTGGGGGGAGGCCACCTTGTAGGCACGCGCAAGGGCATGCGTTCCTTCCTTCTCATCGCAACGGATGGTGAGGGTACCGTTGTACCGGGGCATCATGATCATGTTGGAGGTGTGGGGGGTCACGGCCATGAACTTGGAGAGCGTCGGGGAGCCCAAGTGGAGTTGTAGAGCAGGGCAACGTGAGCCACATCAAAGACGATAAACTCCAGACGATAGTTCTTGCGGGTACTGAAGGTGACGGGTAGGCGCACCTGACCCAAGGGGAAGTGAAGCCGAGGGTGATGCCCAAGAAGGGCTTGATGGGCGCCAAGCGCTAATAGGGCACCTTGAGCGTCTCGATAGTCTTCATCATGAGCACATTGAGGCCCGCGCTACCGTCGATGAGCATGTTGGCGACGGCCACACCGCTGATGGTGGGAGTGCACAACAGAGGGACAACGCCCACAGTCCTAGTGGACATGGGATGGTCGCTGGCATCGAATGCGATGGGGGAATCGGTTCACTTGAGGCGGCCAGCAAACTCGAGTGTTGAGAGGGCCGTTTTCGCCTCATGCGAGAAGCACTTGAGGTGGTGGTTGGACGGAGGGGCCTGGGGCCCGTCGAGGGTGCGGGTCACCCTGCGGGGCTCTTGGGAACCCCCACTGTTGAGAACGCCCCTGGTTGGAGTCGCGCAGACGCCGCGCCCAACCGCGACAACGCTGCAGGGGACGCGACACACGATTTGGTGGTGGGCGCCGTTGCTCCCTGGCACAGATAAAACGTGGGTCAACATTGAGGCGCAGGTCGCGCGGCAACACCGAGCTAAACCACAacccagaggaggaggagaagtggtgCATCCGGTTCGCTCGACCAATGGAGGTGAAGCCGGCGAGGAGTGAGGGGGCGGCCGGCTACCACGTGCGGCGGAGACGATCTCGATGACGCGCTCAAGCGAGACCTTGAGGCCGTCCCTAGCGAGGCGACATCGCAGCAGCCCCCTGCACCATGAGCAGTGCAACATGCGAAGCGGAGGGGCTGCAACTTGCAAGCGAGGAGGTGGGGCAGAGCGGCCAAGTGCCTGCTTGTCCACCAGCGGGTGGACGAAGGAGGCCACCTCCTTCCCATCAGATTTGGTGGCGGTGCAAGGGCGCAACCCAGAGGGGCCACGGGTAGCGGACGCCACGTGGACCCTTGTAGAAGCTCAGCATGTGGCGTGCTCCTGTCGAGCGGCCACGTCGTCCACGTCGATGTTGATGTTGAGGTCAAAGGCGCGAAGACGGCAAACCCCATACCCGGCGAGCCAAATGTAAGAGTCTGGGATCTATGCTCAAGATCTAGGGTTTGAACACAGGGAGGCTTTGCTTGGCAACCTATGAACCGACTACAAGTACAGCAAGGCCATGACGAGGTCACTCACTCACTCACACTGGGCACGACGGGTATGCATGagctacccaggttcgggccatcgTGAAGTGTAACACCCTACTCCTGCCTGTATTGGATTGCTCTATAATGGAGAGTTGTGATCGATCCCTGTACATGGACGTGGTTCTGCCCGCTTTGCagtgccttggtcctcttccccgaaaATATGAGCGCGAAAGGGTGGCCACATGGCAGCAATTCAAAGAGGGACATGCGCCCACACTTATCCTGACAAAAGGCGGTCTCCACGTGATAAAGTGGTCCTCCTCACGTGTTTGTGGGCTCTGTGATGACCTCCATCTCGTGGCATCGATCAGAGCCGATCTCCTTGCACAAAAGAGGAAATGCTTTGGTACTTGCTTTGGGGGAGGAAGATGCCGCTGCTCCCTTATCACCAGATTGAAAACTGGGCTTTGTCACGCCTCGCCATCCTTATCCTAATAGTGGCATGCCGCTCACATGATGGACACAGAGCCCCGCGGTTAGTGTCGTATAACCTACTTTGTGAGGCAGCCTCACGAAGCGATCTAGTGCCTACCGGCCTCGGCAGGGCATATTTGGTAGCGAGGGGCCTCGCGAGGTGGCTTCCTTCGGAGCGGCCGGGTGAGGGCCATCTTTCATGGGCCGGCCGAATGATCGCCTCCTGTTCCATAGGTAGACGGTTCGTGGTACCCTGGTTCCCACTGGGCCGAAAGGAACTATGTCATATTAGATAACTCTATAGTGAAAACTCCTCACATTCCTTTGTTGTAGGAAAAGGCAAATAAAAGTAGCTTTTACGCAAATCTCGGACACAAAGCCACAAATCCATGTTGCATATAGAATGGTTTTATCATCTACTTTCTATTGTGATCTTGCCGTACGTTCAATGTACCGACCTACATGGCtagaacgtcttatgttgcagatacttctaCAATGAGTAAGAGTATGATATAAGGGGTTACAGTCTATACTCAACTTGTTGTGGGCGTTTATGGGACTCCACATCCTAAATATTTTATTTCCGTTGTGATATAAGGTATATTCTAGATCTACGGTACTTACTTTACATGTGATTTTATTGTATTTCATTgaagtactatgtgtgccaggatATTGATACACGGATGGCACACAAAGCACACACACACCGATCCATTTGTTTCGGGTCGCTACATCTGGTGCCCTACCAGAGTGGGGATCGATCAcaaagggcctctacatcaaccttattGCTCCATGGTGATGTATGAGTAGTCcagcacaaacctacgggtccgtagttagtcgcTAGATAGctatatctctctctatgttcttcaatgccAAGATCACCGCGATTCCCACTCTAACCTaccttatgtaatcactcttgtgtAGTGCGTTTGTTCGGATCCGATAAACTGATTGTTTATGTTTGGATTATGCATGAGATTATATTGAGTTCCTTTCCATTATTattatagctttgtaattctctctgctCTATCGGTTTGGCTTGGCCAACTACACTGATTAATCTTCAGcgggagaggtgcgttgtagtgggttccatcttgtggtgctcaatccgagTGAGAAAAAGGGTCATGACAAGTATTGTATTACTTCCACCAAGTGTAAAACTACAAAGTTTATTCGCATAAATTGGAtttattttgtctacatcatgtcatcatcctgCAAGTATTACACTgcttttacttaatactccatATCAGTCGAtgggtggagcaatagtagttgTTGCCGAGAGGAGTTggtctatttgcttatggatgtgatgcatatatatgTGATCATTGCCATGTATAAATATTGCATGACTCTCCGCTTTTCTattaatttcccaatagtaatttgtctacccatcgcaTGCTTTCTTCAACAGAGAAGCCTcgagcgaaaactatggcccccgggtctattcacaaatatatttacaaaagctCTAAATACCTTCTtccattattttatttatttttattttcaatttataTTTATCAACTTATCTATCTACACTACTTAtctcttgcaagtaacgagttcaaggggattgacaaccctctcgtCCGCgttggtgcaagtgtgtgctcttttgtgtgtaggcgctgaagaccggaaattgcatggtcctcctactgatttgataaccttggttctcactgagggaaataattactactATTGTGTTGCATGATCCCCACCTCTTCGAGGAAAA
Coding sequences within:
- the LOC123441506 gene encoding uncharacterized protein LOC123441506; translation: MIAIVSSPVCISLRGELTSFSFRRETPRLVVIYLKYEEEDDDPLDEAVFAQSMTRLTEEETHTIWEKHPPHAAYVGMPFVTLLTRTVVNHHVMKLPKSVCVNCGIEPDEEGIVVLCLTTRDSVTTCANAVHMHGRTIFSAAGWSNLVTSKNL